One window of Pyxicephalus adspersus chromosome 4, UCB_Pads_2.0, whole genome shotgun sequence genomic DNA carries:
- the PPP1R2 gene encoding protein phosphatase inhibitor 2 isoform X2 encodes MFVFPCSKKSQKWDEMNILATYHPSDKDYGLMKIDEPSTPYHRMVGDDDDEGAMSDSESNEALTADVLAQKLAAAEGTDPKFLAEESSEEEEEELTPEEREKKKEFEMKRKHHYNEGMNIKLGRQLIAKELSGAGEDEDEDEEDEDEEMQDITDTDGNDGHPEQLLSNSQGL; translated from the exons atgtttgtgtttccttGTAGTAAAAAGTCACAGAAGTGGGATGAAATGAATATTCTGGCAACATACCACCCTTCTGACAAAGACTATGGATTAATGAAAATAGATGAGCCTAGCACACCCTACCACAG AATGGTtggagatgatgatgatgaaggagCCATGAGTGATTCAGAGTCAAATGAAGCCCTGACAGCTGATGTCTTGGCACAGAA GCTAGCTGCCGCAGAAGGAACGGATCCAAAATTCCTGGCAGAAGAAAGCagtgaagaagaggaggaggaactGACACCAGAGGAAAGGG aaaagaaaaaggagttTGAAATGAAACGAAAACACCACTATAATGAAGGCATGAATATAAAGCTGGGCAGGCAATTAATAGCAAAAGAACTGTCAGGAGCTGGTGAAGATGAAGACGAGGATGAAGAAGATGAAGACGAAGAGATGCAAGATATAACAGACACAGATGGTAACGATG
- the PPP1R2 gene encoding protein phosphatase inhibitor 2 isoform X3 — MFVFPCSKKSQKWDEMNILATYHPSDKDYGLMKIDEPSTPYHRMVGDDDDEGAMSDSESNEALTADVLAQKLAAAEGTDPKFLAEESSEEEEEELTPEEREKKKEFEMKRKHHYNEGMNIKLGRQLIAKELSGAGEDEDEDEEDEDEEMQDITDTDGHPEQLLSNSQGL; from the exons atgtttgtgtttccttGTAGTAAAAAGTCACAGAAGTGGGATGAAATGAATATTCTGGCAACATACCACCCTTCTGACAAAGACTATGGATTAATGAAAATAGATGAGCCTAGCACACCCTACCACAG AATGGTtggagatgatgatgatgaaggagCCATGAGTGATTCAGAGTCAAATGAAGCCCTGACAGCTGATGTCTTGGCACAGAA GCTAGCTGCCGCAGAAGGAACGGATCCAAAATTCCTGGCAGAAGAAAGCagtgaagaagaggaggaggaactGACACCAGAGGAAAGGG aaaagaaaaaggagttTGAAATGAAACGAAAACACCACTATAATGAAGGCATGAATATAAAGCTGGGCAGGCAATTAATAGCAAAAGAACTGTCAGGAGCTGGTGAAGATGAAGACGAGGATGAAGAAGATGAAGACGAAGAGATGCAAGATATAACAGACACAGATG